Proteins co-encoded in one Aerococcaceae bacterium DSM 111021 genomic window:
- a CDS encoding NERD domain-containing protein produces the protein MLKKNLELQQQELCHYRNGLSQEETYQFKVNIEGHKGEVDTHQLILKHGNNDWVHLHDVWINAGGTTQLDIVIMTSSGIYIIDAKNYTVEFVHQNQQSYANGRLLNKSIFTQLERSMEKVNTMVDKLKYNGQVQGKIAFINPEGLIRLDQPAAEVGMNRAEFVQWIKQTAREEKNFAQANIKSYALRERIINEFQIENPFPPTAKTIEDIRRMKRGICCDYCHHFNLTITQYKVICNHCSHQEVKERAIVRTLCEYGAIRYNEPLIVSECQILFAGQVSKNYISKILRKHFTMKNRGRYTSYINKNEIFEYAFINKKFPFKNTKN, from the coding sequence ATGCTAAAGAAAAATCTAGAACTTCAACAACAGGAACTTTGTCACTATCGAAATGGGTTATCTCAAGAAGAAACCTATCAATTTAAAGTGAATATAGAAGGTCATAAAGGAGAAGTGGACACGCACCAATTAATCCTTAAACATGGTAATAATGATTGGGTTCATTTACATGATGTGTGGATTAATGCGGGAGGTACGACTCAACTTGACATCGTTATAATGACGTCGAGTGGTATTTATATTATTGATGCGAAAAACTATACTGTAGAATTTGTTCATCAAAACCAGCAATCATATGCAAATGGACGGCTTTTAAATAAAAGTATTTTTACTCAATTGGAGCGATCGATGGAAAAAGTCAATACGATGGTCGATAAGTTAAAATACAACGGCCAGGTTCAAGGTAAAATTGCCTTTATTAATCCAGAAGGTTTAATTCGCTTAGATCAACCCGCTGCAGAAGTAGGTATGAACCGAGCAGAGTTTGTGCAATGGATTAAACAAACTGCTCGTGAAGAAAAGAATTTTGCGCAAGCGAATATTAAGTCATATGCATTAAGAGAGCGAATAATCAATGAATTTCAAATCGAAAATCCATTCCCACCAACTGCAAAAACGATTGAAGATATTCGTCGAATGAAACGAGGCATATGTTGCGACTACTGCCATCACTTTAACTTAACAATCACTCAATACAAAGTAATCTGCAACCACTGTTCTCACCAAGAAGTGAAAGAAAGAGCGATCGTAAGAACATTGTGTGAGTATGGCGCAATAAGATACAACGAACCGCTCATTGTGAGTGAATGCCAGATTCTCTTTGCAGGACAAGTGAGTAAAAATTACATTAGTAAAATACTTCGGAAACATTTTACAATGAAAAATCGTGGAAGATACACGTCGTATATTAATAAAAATGAAATATTTGAATATGCATTTATTAACAAGAAATTTCCTTTTAAAAACACAAAAAATTAA
- the yidD gene encoding membrane protein insertion efficiency factor YidD, whose amino-acid sequence MKNIIIKPVRFYQKFISPGLPSSCRYYPTCSSYMIEAVEQHGALKGTTMGIARIGRCHPFAEGGIDHVPKNFTLKRQYFRKYGDPPHPED is encoded by the coding sequence ATAAAGAACATTATCATTAAGCCCGTGAGATTTTACCAGAAATTTATCTCACCAGGTCTTCCATCAAGTTGCCGTTACTATCCAACTTGTTCAAGTTATATGATTGAAGCTGTCGAACAGCATGGTGCACTTAAAGGGACTACGATGGGCATCGCACGTATTGGCCGTTGTCATCCTTTTGCAGAAGGTGGGATTGATCACGTCCCAAAGAATTTTACACTCAAGCGCCAGTATTTTAGAAAATACGGCGACCCACCCCATCCAGAAGACTAA
- a CDS encoding TVP38/TMEM64 family protein produces MKLTIEQKRRIIRFTTIIGVIITIVGSIYISQADYFKPDGGFSDLLLRLGVWAPIIFILVQISQIIYPIIPLGLTNVIGDLIFGHFWGFLFNTIGMIIGSSINFVIGARFGHAVIRAFISDDDYIKYMGMMNHGHRFKRLLRIGFLAPVFPDDIFCMIAGVSNMRFKQFIGMVIAYRPVSVFIYTYFTSNFIQLIFEYFN; encoded by the coding sequence ATGAAACTAACTATCGAGCAGAAGCGACGTATCATCCGCTTTACTACTATAATCGGTGTTATCATAACCATTGTCGGTTCAATATATATTAGCCAAGCCGATTACTTTAAACCAGACGGCGGTTTTTCGGACTTGTTACTTCGTTTAGGTGTCTGGGCGCCGATTATTTTTATACTTGTTCAGATCAGTCAAATCATCTATCCTATTATTCCATTAGGTTTAACCAATGTGATAGGGGATTTAATTTTTGGTCATTTCTGGGGGTTTTTATTCAACACAATCGGGATGATAATCGGCTCATCGATTAACTTTGTTATCGGTGCTCGCTTCGGCCACGCCGTTATTCGTGCTTTTATCTCGGATGACGATTATATTAAGTATATGGGAATGATGAATCATGGACACCGCTTTAAACGATTACTCCGAATTGGTTTTCTCGCCCCTGTTTTTCCAGATGATATATTTTGTATGATAGCTGGTGTATCTAATATGCGTTTCAAGCAGTTTATCGGCATGGTCATAGCGTATAGACCCGTGTCAGTTTTCATTTATACATACTTCACGTCAAATTTCATCCAACTAATTTTCGAATATTTTAATTAA
- a CDS encoding aminopeptidase P family protein, which yields MKQHQISNMIITDTYSIRYLIGYYTQPGERLLALIATASGDHYLILNNLFPRADETGNYSVLYYQDGEKIMERIANVLIDGITSIDKFWPSHFLLDLMDIKADLQPVNASYILDDMRAIKSEDEISIMREASKLNDQVMEKLMNALRTGKSEAEYAEQLAGYYKELGHSGFSFDPIVGYGANGADPHHTTDESLPRVGDTIVLDIGGMYKGYASDMTRTVFFGEPHEEAVEVYDVVRRANLAGIAAVKPGVSLSSIDLAARKVITDAGYGEYFTHRLGHFIGQEAHEAGDVSQFNDELTKVGQVFSIEPGVYLPGKFGVRIEDLVVVTEDGCEVLNHVTKEPIIIEVN from the coding sequence ATGAAACAGCATCAAATTAGCAACATGATTATAACAGATACGTATAGTATCCGCTACTTAATCGGCTACTACACTCAACCTGGTGAGCGTTTATTAGCTTTAATCGCTACCGCATCAGGTGATCATTATCTAATCTTAAATAACTTGTTCCCACGTGCCGATGAAACTGGTAATTACTCAGTCCTTTATTATCAGGATGGTGAGAAGATTATGGAACGCATCGCAAATGTGTTAATTGACGGTATCACAAGTATTGACAAATTTTGGCCAAGTCATTTCTTACTTGATTTAATGGATATAAAAGCAGACTTACAACCGGTTAATGCTTCATATATCTTAGATGACATGCGTGCTATTAAATCTGAGGATGAAATTAGCATTATGCGTGAAGCGTCTAAATTAAATGATCAAGTCATGGAAAAACTAATGAATGCTTTAAGAACGGGTAAAAGTGAAGCTGAATACGCTGAACAATTAGCTGGTTACTATAAAGAACTTGGACACTCAGGCTTTTCATTCGATCCTATAGTTGGATATGGCGCTAATGGTGCTGATCCGCATCATACTACAGATGAATCTTTACCAAGAGTCGGTGATACAATTGTCCTTGACATTGGTGGAATGTATAAAGGATACGCATCAGATATGACTCGAACAGTGTTCTTCGGTGAGCCGCATGAAGAAGCTGTAGAAGTGTACGATGTTGTTCGCCGAGCTAACTTAGCTGGTATTGCTGCGGTTAAACCTGGAGTGTCTTTAAGTAGTATCGATTTAGCAGCGCGTAAAGTGATTACTGATGCTGGTTACGGTGAATACTTTACACACCGACTAGGTCATTTCATTGGCCAAGAAGCGCATGAAGCCGGTGATGTATCACAGTTCAACGATGAGTTAACAAAGGTTGGTCAAGTCTTTTCGATTGAACCTGGTGTTTATTTACCTGGTAAATTTGGTGTTCGAATTGAAGATTTAGTCGTTGTAACTGAAGATGGTTGCGAAGTATTAAACCATGTCACAAAAGAACCGATTATTATTGAAGTGAATTAA
- a CDS encoding amidase — MLFNEDATYYAWQIKDGTVTATDLVERVIRNIESLNENLNAVVHKQYDFARHIAKQYDQYFNQLNTGEHNDLPPFFGVPILLKDLGQSQSGQRSTNGARLMDQFESSQTDNFTKSIESAGFIVIGRTNVPEFGFKNVSDSQWTGRVNSPIDLERNPGGSSGGAATALKAGVVPIVTASDGGGSIRIPASFSGLIGLKTSRGRIPVGPGGYRGWQGASVNFALTKSVRDTWTLLKWMQTEQFEAPFILPRIPHDLLVDLGKPLRIAYSMNTPIGESITEEARRMMEETIRVLESLGHTLVEAEPNIDGVKAMSTYYKVNGVETASMLAGFEQALDRPLTQDDMELMSWAIYQLGLKVTGVEYSEVLSYWDEITAVSEAFFSDYDVLLMPATNGPAPLHTAFTKSDELLDGLRNIEHVDAQLQQKLVWQMFEESLAWTPFTQQMNLTGQPAISLPMHKLENNLPLGAQFSTRKGGEYLLLQLAKQLEDAGYLDTSIVEEI; from the coding sequence ATGTTATTTAATGAAGATGCAACTTATTATGCTTGGCAAATAAAAGATGGAACCGTCACTGCAACGGACTTGGTTGAAAGAGTAATTAGAAATATCGAATCGTTAAATGAAAACTTGAATGCCGTAGTTCATAAGCAATACGACTTTGCGCGTCATATTGCCAAGCAATATGATCAGTATTTTAATCAATTAAACACAGGAGAGCATAATGATTTACCACCATTTTTTGGTGTGCCCATCTTATTGAAAGACCTAGGACAATCCCAATCAGGACAACGTTCAACTAACGGAGCCCGTTTGATGGATCAATTTGAATCTAGTCAGACGGATAACTTTACAAAGAGTATTGAATCTGCAGGATTTATTGTGATTGGTCGGACAAATGTTCCTGAATTTGGCTTTAAAAATGTGAGTGATTCTCAATGGACAGGTCGAGTAAATTCCCCCATAGACTTAGAGCGTAACCCAGGTGGATCAAGTGGTGGGGCAGCAACTGCCTTGAAAGCAGGTGTTGTTCCGATAGTAACGGCTAGTGATGGAGGCGGATCGATTCGGATACCTGCGTCCTTTAGTGGTTTAATCGGACTCAAGACAAGCCGAGGACGAATCCCGGTTGGACCAGGTGGTTACCGCGGATGGCAAGGTGCGTCGGTGAATTTTGCCTTAACCAAATCAGTTCGTGATACTTGGACACTTCTAAAATGGATGCAGACAGAACAATTTGAAGCGCCTTTTATACTACCTCGCATCCCACATGACCTATTAGTGGATCTAGGTAAACCTCTTCGAATCGCTTATTCGATGAATACACCGATTGGTGAATCAATCACAGAAGAAGCACGTCGAATGATGGAAGAGACTATACGTGTTTTGGAATCTCTAGGACATACACTAGTTGAAGCAGAACCAAATATTGATGGTGTTAAAGCAATGAGTACTTATTATAAAGTGAACGGGGTGGAAACTGCGTCCATGTTAGCGGGCTTTGAACAGGCGTTAGACCGACCACTTACACAAGATGACATGGAATTAATGAGTTGGGCAATATATCAACTAGGGCTAAAGGTTACTGGGGTGGAATATTCCGAAGTACTATCGTATTGGGACGAAATTACAGCTGTGTCCGAAGCTTTTTTCAGTGATTATGATGTTTTATTAATGCCAGCAACAAATGGACCGGCACCACTTCATACAGCTTTTACGAAATCAGATGAACTGTTGGATGGATTACGCAATATTGAACACGTAGATGCTCAGCTACAACAGAAATTAGTCTGGCAAATGTTTGAAGAAAGTTTGGCTTGGACACCGTTTACTCAGCAGATGAATTTGACCGGTCAACCAGCAATAAGTTTACCTATGCATAAATTAGAAAACAATTTACCACTTGGTGCTCAATTTTCTACACGAAAAGGCGGAGAGTATTTACTACTTCAACTAGCCAAACAGTTAGAAGATGCAGGGTATTTAGATACGAGCATAGTTGAAGAAATTTAA
- a CDS encoding aldo/keto reductase, which produces MKMITLNNNKQIPIIGSGTNTYGKEGNDYSGEITNDTTELQSAIVGGYRHFDTAISYRNEAVIGKAVAESGLPREEFFLTSKLPGEPEYIKDEATIDAAVQNSLKALQTDYIDLYLIHHPWDKDEEMVATWKVLEKHVEEGTIKSIGVSNFSKEQLKLILDNGTIKPTVNQVQSHPGNWNHEIIEFGREHDVYAQAWGPLSRVNEVDRDRLKAIGQKYDKTWAQVVLNFQINRDVIVIPKSHNADRQKLNIDVFDFELTQEDKQEIYNL; this is translated from the coding sequence GTGGAACAAACACTTATGGTAAAGAAGGTAATGATTATTCTGGAGAAATTACGAACGATACAACTGAATTACAATCAGCGATAGTTGGAGGTTACCGGCACTTTGATACGGCAATTTCTTACCGTAATGAGGCTGTTATCGGAAAAGCAGTTGCTGAATCTGGTTTACCGCGAGAAGAATTTTTCTTAACGTCAAAATTACCAGGTGAACCTGAATATATAAAAGATGAAGCAACAATTGATGCAGCAGTTCAAAACTCGTTAAAAGCACTACAAACCGACTACATTGATTTGTATTTAATTCATCATCCATGGGATAAAGATGAAGAGATGGTTGCAACTTGGAAAGTATTAGAGAAGCACGTTGAAGAAGGTACGATAAAATCGATAGGTGTATCGAACTTTTCAAAAGAACAATTAAAATTAATATTAGATAATGGAACAATTAAACCAACAGTTAATCAAGTTCAATCACATCCAGGTAATTGGAATCACGAAATTATCGAATTTGGTCGTGAGCATGATGTTTATGCTCAAGCTTGGGGACCTTTATCACGAGTGAACGAAGTTGACCGTGATCGGTTAAAAGCAATCGGTCAGAAATACGATAAGACGTGGGCGCAAGTTGTCTTGAATTTCCAAATCAACCGAGACGTTATTGTCATTCCTAAATCACATAATGCTGATCGTCAAAAGTTAAACATAGATGTTTTCGATTTTGAATTAACTCAAGAAGATAAACAAGAAATTTATAACCTTTAA